The region CGATCAAAAATTAAATGAGTACTATAATGTTAGAAAAATGATTTGATCTATATAACATGCTTGAGAGTGTtggaataaaaataaatttttcgaGAGACAAAATAATTTTAGGAAAATATCAACATAGAGGATGAGACTTACAATTTTACTTTTCATCATTGAGAACAAGTATTTTTGTGTGTGAAGTGTaaaaatagggcattgcccatgTTGGAAAATTTGGCATTTTTCTGTAGTActataacaccctacttccttaaagtcgttactaagtgagatAAAAATGttccattagctcactaatcgaagTTTTAGGTTGAAAGTGtggctaaactataataaaagttgtttaaaggcatttaatataaaagtgtggtcattcattgaaaacgtagagagttatacatttgggatcccaaaatactatttagaaaatactttacagatcaaaatatacacatgGTCGACTTAGGCAACAAAACAACTACTACAGAACATTTTCCAGAAAATAACCCTAGTCGTGgcggccaggcaggccgaacatgtacccgtcacactctccgtactcatggttggtcgaccttgcccttgcccttacctgcaccatagagcacccgtgagccgaggcccagcaagaaaactcaacacaaacaaataacatatgcatatatatcaacaacatataacaaaacagccaatAGGCTTAACACATAGaagccatgccgtcctaggcgctttaccaagccctgggtttgcggtcttcatCGAGAGGATGTCTCCatcatcctaggagggtctcgccctaacggcctgcactctgcgtgcttaacACCGATCCCAACCCTCTTGCCGTATACGActccttgccattctcggccttcaccgttcccgaccttcgtcgttcactcacaCATATACATCAcataatataatatcaacaaatatatatcatatactaaATTTAAACACTAGGGCTACGCCCTaaaattcaatcaatagggccacGACCTGCAATACAACACAATAGGGCCACActctgctctacaggtacaaccgttttcttacctgtgtcccaagctatttGAGCActgcgatcacgagcacagtcctctatcctGAGCCTTGATGAAATTCTAGTCACAACGCATTTTAAATAACCAACCAGCAAATTCTAAACCAATAATTAACTTTGGAATGtaaatctagcctctgggaccttggattctatcaatccgggtagtaaaatccttctcgagccttaacatttgagtttcCGAGTCTTAAAGCCTTAATTCCCCTATTTTCCCCAATTAGGGTCGCGGCATGATCTTAAGAGTCATGACCCGCTACTAGGTTAGAAAGCAGATCCCTCTCTGCTGGGGGACACGGGCCACGACCTGCACCCCCAAGGTCGCGGCGCGCCTGTTGAACAGAGGCCTTCTCGCAAGCACGGGCCGCAGCGCCTGATGAACAGAGTCGCGACCTGGACCCCAGAACCCAGAAAATCAGCCAATTCTCAAGTTTTTCCTCGAGCCTACACCCATAATTCACACTCCAAACCTCAGCTAATCTCATAATCAAGCCCATAAATCATACTCATATAGCCTAAACATTACAATGAATCCATAAACAAATCCCATATACCCAGCAAACACCCTTAACCAACCTTGGAAACCAAATTCATGCAagcctaagttctaataacaaaacGAGAAAAATTCAACTTGTTGATCAtgtttaagagcttacctttgaaCTTAACTAAGCCTCTGAACTAATTCCCTAAGTTCCAAGATTCTAGCCTCCCAAGTTCCAGCCTTAAGTCCTCAATCTTTGGTTAATTTTCTTAAAAAACTTCCAAACTTCAATGAGGGAAGGAGTGAGCCGAGATAGAGAAAAAGGCTGACTGTTGTTGCTTATCCCTTACTTAATTCTAGTGGCTTTCTCAAGCTAGGTGAGTGTATATCCAACCTTAGCAAAAagtctaaaatgcccttaagcttATCTAAACCCTCAATTGTCACCAAGGGAAATTTCGTCAATTACCACTTCCCgttaagtcctcgagtattcctataaatctccgtttaatcctgacatgtccaaatcattattAAATTACTActtgttactcaataaatccccaACACGCAtcacgttcccaaaatacccctaggctcctcccgagatGGGTATTCAAacttgttgtgactttctagctaaactgctccctaggaccgtctcagattgtgcatcacaaatatatcaccactcactcatggtaccaattgatagacccaaaacgggtatgtttaaaaatgtatactcgcaagcgcacgaattgtatttatagaatagttttcgtgtaagcacgagatcgaacccaagggagttgtctaaaatcaaaaagaaaactattttaagtcaaaagtaataaattctaacctagttccaaagattgatgagttttaatattatgaacatgaaataaaagattgaaaaataaagctatttaagagaatgaaaataaaccaataatgatttgacaataagtgttaaaagaaaagattattaagatactagaatccacaaaatgtaagtttaataatatttattagtatattgattcccaagttttagtgatagttaaaataatttaaactatcattttccaaaaaatatttataattttaagcacaattttcttataaaaagataggatttttcttcacttttcaaaattataatttcaaagcatttagtgtaaatcaatctaatgaaataacaaataaatcaattaacattatttataaggcaaaacataatatttttgttctaagcatggatgtgtacaatttaatgacacatcttacacaaagaatattatgtttatgcactaatgaagaacaaagtgtaaatatgttctaacaatctaaaatacaagagatttaagatgaaagaaatatatgtagaagaaaaatccataaactttgttgtattacaagggaaatcaacatccaacataaatattacctagttacaagttgcttcatcatgatcttaataatcttatgaaaaagattagaagcacataactagagtagaaattacaaaataaaagacatacatacttgcaaaatgctcttgaaaaacccaaatggaagagagaatggtagagagaaaatgagagaaaaagatggtaaccaaaacattaagcaccccaaaatggtcttcaaaacccttatttatagccaaaatgagattattaaaataatcaatttaaattaagtaaaaatattaaattaataataatatggtaaataggggtaaattgtaggagtgatgattattttggggtaaaaagtgtgtagaaaatgggtaaaaaggtggcatatttgtcataggggacaaaatgcaattttatgggctcaagaggCTGTACGGCAGAGAGGTTGGAGGCTTTGGCATTGTGTGATGCTGGCTGAAATGAAAACTTGCTGCTGGGTCATTGAAGGCGTGGAGGAGAGGCTTGGGCAGGTGTTGGTGGCAAGCCCACGGTTTGGGCTGGGCTGAAGGCAAGGCCCAAGGTTCTTGGCTAGGCAGAAATTGGCTTGGCATGAGTGAATGGCTCACTTCAGGAGGCGTGAACCGAATTGGGGTGGGAGAAAGGCAGGACAGGTGGCGCCTTGGGGAGCTGCTTGGGTGATTATGCTGGAGGTGTACGACTGGCGTGGAGAAGTGAAGATGCTTGCTTCATGAAGAGGCTGGGGGCCTGGCGGGCCTGGACTGGGCCGAAGGTGGCAGTGGGCCTGGCGGGCCTGCTGAAGGATATGGCTGCCACAATTTGCTATTTTCTCTACATAAATGccacttttgttttcttttctcttctttctttcaagcatgcaatataattcctacaagataaaaataaattaaataacaatcaaatattttcaattataaataaattatattaattatttgaaaatattgattataacttaatttaataaagcatttaagttcaaaagaattatatttttaacttctaacttaacaatacaaattccatataattaaattacaacaaattataaaatatctataaaaacatataaaaatctataaaactacactaagactaataaattaaaaattacataaaaacttaataagttaattaaaaactcaagaactaagcaacaattagtatataaaatatggtaaaataactctattttgtagagttatcaccaatcacaatatacaaaaatatcacatttatgccctcaacgggctaaaattacaaatatgcccctaatagccaaatggggcccacatgcgtatttaattcatctaaacatgcatttctaatcacataatcatcaaattcatatattaacacaattaaatcaatcattgccctcccgacatgctaattagggctctaagccttattatcaaatttgggacgttacaagtaCACAATGgagacgctgtcacactacaccagtggtagcctTTTTCAATGGTAGTGTATCGTCTACATAGATCTAATTACACAGGCTCAACTTACTCAAAGCTGGTTTTCACACACTGGCATAAGTAGCTCTATTCTCTCAGAGGAACCTGAAACTGAAGAAATTTTGTTAATTTTCCTCAATACTCTCTTAGTAGGCGTTTTTCCCAATAATAAATcatgaaaaaaatattttgaaaccAAAAAACTTAGCATGTCATATATATCAAAAATAATTAATCTAACAGAACGTACtcacaaattttttgaaaaacatttgaatttttttttagcaGGTATACAAATATTTGATAAGCAGCTAGGATGGTCAGgaataaaacaaaaactacatgctacaaacccccaaggatttcctgagggaatcaaattgAACTGAATCTAGGGACTTTGTGAAAATATCAGCAATTTGCTTGTCATTCTCAATGTAATTCATGATCAATGTCTTATTTTCAACAAGCTCTCTAATGAAATGGTGCATAATATCAATATGCTTTATGCGTGAGTGTTGAACAtgaattttagaaatatttattgcACTGGTTTtgtcacaaaaaatagttaaagtaTCCAATTTATACCCATAGTCAGTCATCTTTTATTTCATCGGCAATAGTTGAGTACGACAATTGCCAGCAACAATGTACTCGGCCTCACCAGTAGATTTTGAAATTGAATTTCGCTTTTTGCTGTGCCACGACACCAAGTTGTTCCCCAAATAGAAACATCCCCCACTTGTGCTTTTCTTGTCATTCTTTTCTTTCATAGCTTTAATCCAAGACTCATCActtaaagcttctttcacatttttttgtTCAAGTGAAGAGGTAAAACACACATATTTGACGAGATTTACATACCTTTTTCTTGTGACTATGCTTTCTTCTAAATCTCCCATAATGAGATCAGTTGGATGATTCTTTTTAACCCTGGCTGAAGGTTCTCTCTGAATTGGATTAGTGATAGTTTTAGGCATTTGCGTCTCTGCCTGTTCAGATGTGGATGTATCAGATGTGTAAGATAATGATTGAGTTTTAGTTCCTTTTGCAACACATGAAATTTCTAATACATAATTCTGGACTTTTAATTGATCAAGAGATTCTTCCAGAAATTTTTCTATCTCGTCTTCTATTGAAAATTCTGAAAAATTGTtgtcatcatcaacaacaacatcaGCAGACTCCATAATAGTTGGGGTTCTCATATTGTACGCACGATATGCCCTACTATTTAtggaataaccaagaaatacACCTACTATTTATTATCAAGATTAACaattatatttttctctcattttgatattttttcaagcTTAATGGTATTGcttggatttgtgatttgttttcactatagTAAATAAATGTTTTCTAGATTGTAATTTAGTGGACATTCCAACAGCAACAAAAGATGTGGAGGTTGATGTGAAggacaaaattttttttttagaaacaaggaaaatattatgaattaaaaagtatataattatGACAATTGATGTTAATATTGTTTGTTAGCTTAATTTTTTCACATCTCTTGCTTTCAAATGATATTATACATTTTGTTAATTTCTTGAAAGGAGAGAGAAACAAATAATTGAATTTTACTATTAGAGCGTAACTTAAAAGAATGGAGGAATTACAAAAGGTATAAATTTCGCACTTACattatacaaattataaaatcaatcaaacaaatatagaattatGTTAAATATATAGAGTTGAATTACAAAATgtatataaattcaaattataatatttatcaaacaaatataaaattgccttaaatatatatttaaaattataataaaaatattatgcgAAGGCGAGtatattttctaatatatttatatgatgtgAGTACattctaaaattgctccaaagcaccctttctattttcttcttttttcacattttttaatttgaattcaaatttgattagatatttaattacaacaactatttaattaaattataaatataaataactgtgaatttttctcattttttattttacttttctaatttatgagtattaattaattaaggaaaaaactctatctattttctattttttctcatttttattttaataataataataataataatagatgtcaattaaaaaaatatatataataataaataaataatttatctaattttatttttaacattttgacaaaacacgtgATCCAAGTgttaatttttaacaataaatgatccaaacaggtaatcaaccttttgacaaaacacaaggtccacaagttaattttaaaaaataaagggtccaacgagtaatcagctaaaatacaaagttcaaaatggtgtgaacccttatagaaaacataaattatatatatttatataatttaatttttataaagaatttttaacactttgaataaatacatggtccaaaggttaatttttaaaaataaagagtcaaaatgtgtaatcggccaaaatatatagtgttcaaataactgatctatctattcctatttttaacattttggcaaaacttgaggtccacaagttacTTTTCAAAAATAAAGGTCCcaacgggtaatcggctaaaataaaAGGTTCAAAATGATAtgaacccttacagaaaacataaatgatatacataatttattttttataaagaattttgaacattttgaataaatacatggtccaaagattaatttataaaaataaagggtcaaaacgggtaatcagctaaaatacattgttcaaataatcgatctattcattcctatatttaaccttttgacaaaacacgatgTCTAAaagttaattattaaaaataaagggttcaaacaagtaatcgaccaaaataagtattacacaaaacataatttttttttatacataatttagactttttattaaaaaaaaatcacgcacagcgtataataatgataataataataaaaaaaagtgcATGTACAACAAACtttttgaactttattttcggcactttaattattcataatttttaaaaaacttgCAAgaggtttgctatataacaaacaccattatgaaaaaaaattgtggTCAAGACGCCCTCACATGTCCCTATAAAAATCATGTTGTATGAGTAAGGTGAAAAAGTATCCGAACCCTACAATCtcccaaaaatattttaaaatatgtatattttttaataattacaaaagactacgTGAAATGCAGTTATGTTTTCTAATTGTATATATAGATGGACTTTCATTCTTTTTAAATGTGATAAAATTTTTACTCTCTCAGTacctaaaaaaattgaaaatatatatttattctaaTGAATATACCACTAATTTAGTTTGAATATTGTGAAAAAACACTTTATATTtaagtatttttgtaaaattatattatgtatatagttttttctttttgaaaattatattaagTAATTAATTGAGTATAATATTgtcttaattaaataattttgatCACAACTAAACTTAAtgactatttttatattattttgtgaaataaataTTTTTGCACTATAGAAAATACAAAGGATATAAGTAGCATGGTGTTACATTTGTGAGATCCCAAGTTCAAATTTACCTAcctgatataaatatatataataaataactatatatatatatattatattccaCGGGAAAATATAGAGATATATTGTTACTTAAATTCTCTTAATTCTCATagggaaatttgatttttaatgtaATAAGTCACACTCCGTTTGAAAAATACATTATTCCTATAAGTCTCTCGTTTTGGTCCTACTAATgtcgttactacccaaaatacccctagcataattttccctctctttttctcatagtcttcactctctatctcttatttccctctctatctctcaaactctcgtaCACACAAAAAAAACCAGCTACCATTAATTTGCATTTCAGATCTAGAGGCAAGTTGTGAGTcctttcaagtcaagaaacttcattttggatttcggatctaAGGGAAAAAAttgtatgggtaagtatatatttgttatatgtagtgaggaaacttgtctggttacattacttgtcttatttcgaacaaatctgtgtatgccttcatgttttattgcaatttttcacGGAATAAATTTTGGATACTTCGTGCgtttttttctggatttttttcctacctcgatgagtttcgatgaaacttgataggtct is a window of Humulus lupulus chromosome 4, drHumLupu1.1, whole genome shotgun sequence DNA encoding:
- the LOC133833152 gene encoding uncharacterized mitochondrial protein AtMg00810-like, whose protein sequence is MESADVVVDDDNNFSEFSIEDEIEKFLEESLDQLKVQNYVLEISCVAKGTKTQSLSYTSDTSTSEQAETQMPKTITNPIQREPSARVKKNHPTDLIMGDLEESIVTRKRYVNLVKYVCFTSSLEQKNVKEALSDESWIKAMKEKNDKKSTSGGCFYLGNNLVSWHSKKRNSISKSTGEAEYIVAGNCRTQLLPMK